In Thermoanaerobaculia bacterium, the genomic stretch TCGGCTCGTCGGCGAGGAGGATCGAAGGGGAGCCCGCGAGCGCCCGGGCGACCGCGACGCGCTGCTGCTGGCCGCCCGAGAGCTGCGCCGGATAGTGCTTCGTCCGGTGGCTCATCCCGACGCGCTCGAGCGATTCGTGGACCCTCTTCTTGCGCTCGGCGGAAGACATGCCGCGGTAGGTGAGCGGGAGCTCGACGTTCTCGTATACGGTCAGATCGCCGATCAGGTTGAAGCTCTGGAAGATGAACCCGATCTCGCGGTTGCGGATGCGCGCCCGCTCCGACGGGCCGATGTCCTCGACGGCCTTGCCGTTCAGGCGGTACTGGCCGTGGGTCGGCGTGTCGAGGAGTCCCATGATGGCGAGGAGCGTCGACTTCCCGGATCCCGAAGGTCCGGCGATCGCGACGTACTCTCCCTTCCGGATGTCCAGATGGATCTCCGACAGGGCGTGGGTCTCGACCTCGTCCGTGTAGAACACCTTGCGGATTCCTTCCATGTGGATCAGGGAGTCCGGATTCGCCGTCATCGTCTTCCTTTCATTCGAGACGGACACGGTTGAACCCGTCCCATCTCGACATGTCCGAGAGGATTGCCTGATCGCCGGCCTTGAGACCTCCGAGGACCTCGACCGCGTTGACCGACCCTCGTCCGAGCTTCACCGGAACGCGCTGCGCGAACTTGCCTCCGGGTTCCAGGACGAACATTCCGACGGTGCTCTGCTCCTGCCCGAACGCGGGGCGCCCGATCGACAGGACGTTCTCGAGCTTCTCGAGCTGGATCGTCCCGTCGACGGACAGGTCGGGCCGCGCGCCCTTCGGAAGCGGGCCGCGGATCGCGACGTCGACCGTGACGGTTCCGTTCTGGACGGCGGGGTCGATCCGGCTGACGACGCCGGCCACGACGCCGTTTCGCGTGTCGATGTCCGCCGGCTGCCCCGCCAGGATGTCCTTGGCCTGGGTCTCGGCGATTTTCAGCTCCGCCTTGAGCTTGTCGGGCTGCGCGACCTTCGCCAGCGTCGCCCCCGCCGCAACGCGCTGCCCCACCTCGACGGGGACCTGCTGGAGGATCCCGTCGATCCCCGCTCGAACCTTCAGGGCCGCCGCCTGGTCCCGCCGAACCGCGGCGAGCGCCTGGACCTTTTCGACGGAGGTCTTCTG encodes the following:
- a CDS encoding ABC transporter ATP-binding protein, encoding MTANPDSLIHMEGIRKVFYTDEVETHALSEIHLDIRKGEYVAIAGPSGSGKSTLLAIMGLLDTPTHGQYRLNGKAVEDIGPSERARIRNREIGFIFQSFNLIGDLTVYENVELPLTYRGMSSAERKKRVHESLERVGMSHRTKHYPAQLSGGQQQRVAVARALAGSPSILLADEPTGNLDSRNAESVMELLRELHRDGATICTVTHDPRFSRHAERTIHVFDGRIVEETLAAEA